A stretch of the Tardiphaga sp. 709 genome encodes the following:
- a CDS encoding helix-turn-helix transcriptional regulator: MGHISSISCNTPRQRVAPPAMVSFSGFEASGRRADALQAAQRPVVAMAAEFSSGGVGVRHSHRRAQFLHGLTGVMTVITETGSWTVSPQHALWIPPGVVHQSRCWGTVQLRTLYVEPEAANGLPTSCQLMEVSSLVRALLNEAVTFPTEYDMAGREGQIMNLMLAEIGRMPAVPLRAPMPQDRRLARICEAILREPGNNQDLESWSQIGGLGRRTLTRLFRRETGMSFAEWRQQVRLMEALSRLTMREPVTNVALDLGYDSPSAFSAMFRRSMGISPRDYLRWSEQTADLAT; this comes from the coding sequence ATGGGCCATATCTCTTCAATTTCATGCAACACGCCGCGCCAGCGCGTCGCGCCGCCGGCCATGGTGAGTTTTTCCGGTTTCGAGGCCAGCGGCCGCCGCGCCGACGCACTCCAGGCCGCACAGCGCCCGGTGGTTGCGATGGCCGCCGAATTCTCCTCGGGCGGTGTTGGAGTCCGGCACAGCCACCGCCGTGCGCAGTTTCTACATGGTCTCACAGGGGTCATGACCGTGATTACCGAGACCGGCAGCTGGACCGTATCGCCGCAGCATGCGCTGTGGATCCCGCCCGGCGTCGTCCATCAAAGCCGCTGCTGGGGCACCGTGCAGCTCCGCACCCTCTATGTCGAACCCGAAGCAGCCAACGGCCTGCCGACCTCGTGTCAGTTGATGGAAGTCTCCTCGCTGGTGCGCGCATTGCTCAACGAGGCCGTCACCTTCCCGACCGAATACGACATGGCGGGCCGCGAAGGGCAGATCATGAATTTGATGCTCGCGGAAATTGGCCGCATGCCCGCGGTGCCGCTGCGCGCGCCGATGCCGCAGGACCGCCGCCTCGCGCGAATCTGTGAAGCGATCCTGCGCGAGCCCGGCAACAATCAGGATCTGGAATCCTGGTCGCAGATCGGCGGCCTCGGCCGACGGACGCTGACACGGCTGTTTCGCCGCGAGACCGGCATGAGCTTCGCCGAATGGCGCCAGCAGGTGCGATTGATGGAAGCGCTGTCGCGTCTGACCATGCGTGAGCCGGTGACCAATGTCGCGCTCGATCTCGGCTATGATAGTCCGAGTGCCTTCAGCGCCATGTTCCGCCGCTCCATGGGGATTTCACCGCGCGACTATCTGCGCTGGAGCGAACAGACGGCGGACTTGGCAACGTAA
- a CDS encoding glyoxylate/hydroxypyruvate reductase A, which produces MTTLSNTMGFLEDHLKRSVRGAVVTTWPEEGALDGEVVVCWKPPAGVMATMPNLRLIHSIAAGVDNVLSDTALPDRPLCRIVDPLLGKAMAEYVLWGTLYFHREFDRVSTNARNGHWHRYDQVAAADKRVGILGLGTLGIQAATLLKSVGYRVSGWSRSAKQVEGVEVFVGDAALGDFLAQTDILVCLLPLTPSTVGILNADRFARLPKGAALILCSRGEHLNVPDLVASLRSGHLRGAVLDVFGKEPLQPDNPLWTEPGILVTPHMAGLAKPRVIADQIAENIRRLEAGEVLLNRVDPALGY; this is translated from the coding sequence ATGACAACCCTGTCCAACACCATGGGCTTTCTGGAAGACCACTTGAAACGGTCGGTTCGCGGCGCTGTCGTGACCACTTGGCCGGAAGAGGGCGCGCTGGACGGGGAGGTTGTGGTCTGCTGGAAACCACCCGCGGGTGTGATGGCGACCATGCCGAATTTGCGGCTGATCCATTCCATCGCCGCCGGTGTGGACAATGTGTTGTCCGACACCGCGCTGCCGGACCGGCCGCTTTGCCGGATCGTCGATCCGCTGCTGGGCAAGGCGATGGCCGAATATGTGCTGTGGGGTACGCTGTATTTTCATCGCGAATTTGATCGCGTCTCCACCAATGCCCGCAATGGGCACTGGCATCGCTACGATCAGGTCGCTGCTGCCGACAAGCGCGTCGGCATTCTCGGTCTCGGCACCCTCGGAATCCAGGCTGCCACGCTGCTGAAATCGGTCGGCTACAGGGTCTCCGGCTGGTCGCGCTCCGCAAAACAGGTCGAGGGTGTGGAGGTCTTCGTCGGCGATGCCGCGCTCGGCGATTTCCTGGCGCAGACCGACATTCTGGTCTGTCTGCTGCCGCTAACGCCGAGCACGGTAGGAATCCTGAATGCTGATCGCTTCGCCCGCCTGCCGAAAGGGGCGGCGCTTATTCTCTGCAGCCGGGGCGAGCATCTGAACGTGCCGGATCTGGTTGCATCATTGCGTTCGGGCCATCTGCGCGGCGCAGTTCTTGATGTGTTCGGCAAGGAGCCGCTGCAGCCGGACAATCCGCTGTGGACAGAGCCGGGTATTCTGGTGACGCCCCACATGGCCGGATTGGCCAAGCCGCGCGTCATCGCCGACCAGATTGCCGAGAATATCCGCCGTCTCGAGGCTGGAGAGGTTCTACTCAACCGCGTCGATCCGGCACTGGGATACTGA